One region of Gilliamella sp. ESL0405 genomic DNA includes:
- the fliI gene encoding flagellar protein export ATPase FliI — MGISNSVAFGSQWMAKIDRATTQLQSLSLIRQYGRLVKASGLVLEAVGLKLPLGSNCFVERQTHGKIEAVECEVVGFNEQTLYLMPFESTDGILLGARVYTSQYDLAHFSHKVLPIGMGLLGRVVDAMGKPLDGKPLSEHIEYEGLASKSLNPLQRTPISQVLDVGIRAINALLTVGQGQRMGLFAGSGVGKSVLLGMMARYTKADIIVVGLIGERGREVKDFIENILGEEGLTRSVVVAAPADVSPLLRLQGATYATKIAENFREQGFNVLLIMDSLTRYAMAQREIALAIGEPPATKGYPPSVFAKLPALVERAGNDAQGKGAITAFYTVLTEGDDQQDPIADSARAILDGHIVLSRQLAESGHYPAIDIEASISRVMTDLTAPEDERKSRLFKQLFSSFQRNRDLINVGAYVSGTDRLLDQAIKLFPAMQHFLQQGIDEHCSYQEAYQQLLSIVGS; from the coding sequence ATGGGGATAAGCAATAGCGTGGCGTTTGGTTCTCAATGGATGGCTAAGATTGATCGGGCAACAACGCAACTGCAATCTTTATCTTTGATTCGGCAATATGGGCGATTAGTTAAAGCATCCGGATTAGTCTTAGAAGCGGTCGGATTAAAACTACCGTTAGGCTCAAACTGCTTTGTAGAGCGACAAACGCATGGAAAAATTGAAGCGGTTGAGTGTGAGGTTGTTGGTTTCAATGAGCAAACACTATATTTAATGCCTTTTGAATCAACTGACGGTATTTTGCTTGGTGCCAGAGTATATACCTCCCAATACGATTTAGCCCATTTTAGTCATAAAGTTTTGCCAATTGGTATGGGCTTATTAGGGCGAGTGGTTGATGCAATGGGTAAACCACTTGACGGAAAACCGTTGTCAGAACATATCGAATATGAAGGATTAGCCAGTAAATCACTCAATCCACTACAACGCACGCCTATTAGTCAGGTGTTAGATGTTGGCATTAGAGCTATTAATGCTTTACTTACTGTTGGTCAAGGACAACGGATGGGATTATTTGCCGGTTCCGGTGTGGGTAAAAGTGTATTACTGGGCATGATGGCTCGTTATACAAAGGCCGATATTATTGTTGTAGGATTAATTGGCGAACGTGGACGAGAAGTTAAAGATTTTATTGAAAATATCCTTGGTGAAGAAGGACTTACCCGATCAGTTGTGGTCGCCGCTCCTGCTGATGTTTCGCCTTTACTGCGCTTACAAGGTGCAACCTACGCCACCAAAATTGCCGAAAACTTTCGAGAACAAGGATTCAATGTGTTACTCATCATGGATTCTTTAACCCGTTATGCCATGGCGCAACGAGAAATCGCTTTGGCAATTGGTGAACCGCCTGCTACTAAAGGGTATCCACCGTCCGTCTTTGCCAAACTACCGGCCTTAGTTGAGCGAGCGGGTAATGATGCGCAAGGTAAAGGTGCAATTACCGCTTTTTATACGGTATTAACAGAAGGCGATGATCAGCAAGACCCAATTGCCGATTCGGCAAGAGCAATTTTAGATGGTCATATTGTATTGTCACGCCAGCTTGCAGAATCAGGGCATTACCCTGCTATTGACATAGAAGCGTCGATCAGCCGTGTAATGACCGATTTGACTGCACCGGAAGATGAACGAAAATCACGTTTATTTAAACAACTTTTTTCCAGCTTTCAGCGTAATCGTGATTTGATTAATGTGGGGGCTTATGTATCGGGCACCGATCGATTATTAGATCAAGCAATCAAGTTGTTTCCGGCGATGCAGCATTTTTTACAACAAGGGATTGATGAGCATTGTAGTTATCAAGAAGCTTATCAGCAGTTGTTAAGTATAGTTGGTTCTTAA
- a CDS encoding flagellar assembly protein FliH — MSNHSNAISWQPLNFQDLSASELSQLTKPIHELDIVELDSLAEVEAEPAVMQVDPLEIERELENIRQQTKEQAYQEGFNLGKQEGINVGHQAGYEQGYQLGQQEGRAQIEEQLNDEKLNAVKSISNLVTNFQQAIDDIDALIVPKLFDLALVAAEKTVGSITKVRQKQLMQTIKALVQECSMLSKPLSLHLNPSDLQWLEPLLNEQINQNEWQIVPDASIEPGGCKVFTDTNEIDACIAEQWQIMSECIHGDKQ; from the coding sequence ATGTCTAATCATTCAAATGCGATAAGTTGGCAACCGCTAAATTTTCAAGATTTATCCGCATCAGAATTATCACAATTAACAAAACCAATACACGAGTTAGACATTGTCGAACTGGACTCGCTTGCAGAAGTTGAAGCTGAGCCGGCTGTTATGCAAGTCGATCCGCTGGAAATTGAGCGAGAGTTGGAAAATATTAGGCAGCAAACCAAAGAACAAGCTTATCAAGAAGGATTTAATTTAGGCAAACAAGAGGGGATTAACGTTGGTCATCAAGCCGGTTATGAGCAAGGTTATCAACTTGGTCAACAAGAAGGGCGAGCCCAAATTGAGGAGCAGCTTAATGATGAAAAATTAAATGCTGTTAAATCAATTAGCAATTTAGTAACCAATTTTCAGCAAGCTATCGATGATATTGATGCACTAATCGTACCTAAATTATTTGATTTGGCCTTAGTTGCTGCCGAAAAAACAGTTGGCTCTATCACCAAAGTGCGGCAAAAACAATTAATGCAGACAATTAAAGCGCTAGTTCAAGAGTGTTCAATGTTATCCAAACCGCTGTCATTGCATCTTAATCCGAGTGATTTGCAATGGCTAGAGCCTCTGTTGAATGAGCAAATTAATCAAAATGAATGGCAAATTGTTCCAGATGCCAGCATTGAGCCGGGTGGGTGCAAGGTATTTACTGATACCAATGAAATTGATGCATGTATTGCCGAACAATGGCAAATAATGTCTGAATGTATACATGGGGATAAGCAATAG
- the fliG gene encoding flagellar motor switch protein FliG codes for MMTLSQSQKAATVLMVLGEDLASQVMQYLSPKEVQQISSAMMSLPQFSQDQLKGILNECQVTLEECAVLNTDTNGYLRSILEKSIGSEKAGRLLDELLKTDREEATDGLEMLNFVDAARAVDLVKKEHPQIIATILVHLNRDLAAEILNLFDDELRNDVMLRIATFGGVEPSALQVLSTSLSTLLHGQNIKLNNLGGIRTAAEIINLMKSQQEELVINALRDYDGELAQKIIDEMFLFENLVEVDDRSIQRLLKEVDNETLIIALKGASLSLREKLLSNMSQRAASILREDLENRPPVRLSQVETEQKKILVIARRLAETGEMILSSGDDEYV; via the coding sequence ATAATGACCTTAAGTCAATCCCAAAAAGCAGCGACAGTTTTAATGGTGTTGGGTGAGGATCTTGCCTCTCAGGTTATGCAGTACCTCAGCCCAAAAGAAGTACAACAAATTAGTAGCGCAATGATGTCTTTGCCACAATTTTCGCAAGATCAATTAAAAGGCATACTTAATGAGTGTCAAGTCACACTTGAAGAGTGTGCGGTATTAAATACCGATACCAACGGCTATTTGCGTTCAATACTCGAAAAATCGATTGGTAGTGAAAAAGCCGGCCGATTACTTGATGAATTGTTGAAAACAGACCGTGAGGAAGCAACAGACGGGCTTGAAATGCTTAATTTTGTTGATGCAGCACGGGCAGTTGATTTGGTGAAAAAAGAGCACCCACAAATTATTGCAACCATATTAGTTCATCTCAATCGTGATTTAGCCGCTGAAATATTAAATCTATTTGATGATGAGTTGCGTAATGATGTGATGTTACGTATTGCAACCTTTGGTGGTGTTGAACCTTCAGCATTACAAGTCCTGTCTACTTCGTTATCAACCTTACTACACGGACAAAATATTAAATTGAACAATCTTGGTGGTATCCGCACTGCGGCTGAAATCATTAACTTGATGAAATCACAGCAAGAAGAGCTGGTTATCAACGCATTGCGTGATTATGACGGTGAGCTTGCACAGAAAATTATTGACGAAATGTTCTTATTTGAAAATCTGGTTGAAGTTGATGATAGAAGTATCCAACGTTTACTCAAAGAAGTTGATAACGAGACATTAATTATTGCATTAAAAGGCGCATCACTCTCATTACGTGAAAAATTATTAAGTAATATGTCGCAACGTGCTGCATCTATCTTGCGTGAAGATTTAGAAAATCGACCGCCTGTTAGATTGTCACAAGTTGAAACTGAACAGAAGAAAATTTTGGTTATTGCACGTAGGTTAGCTGAAACCGGTGAAATGATCTTAAGTAGTGGTGATGATGAATATGTCTAA
- the fliF gene encoding flagellar basal-body MS-ring/collar protein FliF, with the protein MDSQTVGNKGKSLFNKLPFINQFKQNRKMLLLIIGVVIVAISSIAYLWLKDDNYGVLFSNLNDKDGGEIISQLDKMNIPYQFSSSGSTILIPEDKIYQTRLRIAQQGLPKGGAVGFELLDKESFGMSQFNEQINYQRALEGELSRTISIISSVDDARVHLAMPKPSLFVRERKFPSASVALTLLPGRSLSQGQIDAIIHLISSSVPELQADKVTIIDQRGHLLTGEKYRDSNVNVAQLEFSERIETGIRERVEKIIIPILGKSNVMVQVNAEVDFSRQESTSETFDPNSDMANQTVRSKQQVENRQLAANSGIGGVPGALSNQPVPNSSAPIDEQSDKEDKNNKQQNYNLQTNNTLNFEVNRQVVHSKIPEGRIKRLSVAVLVNYKFVNTEQIEKTDDKQDDSAKEATEQWVKLDKDELANIEALARQAMGFSDLRGDSLTVANLKFTDQVDDDNQTFAFLNSYEFYDLLKMGIKYLIYILIAWFAWKKMLRSLWIKLQRQLLHSTNQSSDASSSGEEKLDYKAHSKQQQKIFEDNMQQQQYIRKIVEKDPRVMALIIRGWLNNEGSE; encoded by the coding sequence ATGGATAGCCAGACTGTTGGTAATAAAGGCAAGTCTTTATTTAATAAGTTACCTTTTATCAATCAATTCAAACAAAATCGTAAAATGCTATTGCTTATCATTGGGGTAGTGATAGTGGCAATAAGTAGTATCGCCTATTTATGGCTTAAAGATGATAATTATGGGGTTTTGTTTAGCAATCTAAATGATAAAGATGGCGGTGAAATCATTAGCCAACTTGATAAAATGAATATCCCTTATCAATTTTCATCATCTGGCTCAACCATATTAATACCTGAAGATAAAATTTATCAGACCCGTTTACGTATTGCTCAGCAAGGACTGCCAAAAGGTGGGGCAGTTGGATTTGAATTGCTCGACAAAGAAAGTTTTGGGATGAGCCAATTTAATGAGCAGATTAATTATCAACGAGCGTTAGAAGGCGAGCTATCAAGAACGATTTCAATTATCAGCAGTGTTGATGATGCTAGAGTCCATTTAGCTATGCCTAAACCTTCATTATTTGTCAGAGAACGAAAATTCCCGTCAGCATCGGTTGCTCTCACTTTATTACCCGGACGAAGTTTATCACAAGGTCAAATTGATGCCATTATTCATTTAATTTCAAGTAGTGTACCTGAATTACAAGCGGATAAAGTCACGATTATTGATCAGCGTGGTCATTTATTAACGGGTGAAAAATACCGTGACAGTAATGTTAATGTTGCACAGTTGGAATTTAGTGAACGAATCGAAACCGGTATTCGTGAGCGGGTAGAAAAAATTATTATTCCTATCTTAGGTAAATCAAATGTCATGGTACAGGTTAATGCGGAAGTCGATTTTAGTCGTCAAGAATCCACATCAGAAACCTTTGACCCTAATAGTGATATGGCTAATCAAACTGTTCGCAGTAAGCAACAAGTAGAAAATCGGCAATTAGCTGCTAACAGTGGTATTGGTGGTGTGCCGGGTGCTTTATCTAATCAGCCGGTACCTAATTCAAGCGCCCCTATTGATGAACAAAGTGATAAAGAAGATAAAAACAATAAACAACAAAACTACAACTTACAAACCAATAATACATTGAACTTTGAAGTTAATCGTCAAGTTGTTCACAGCAAAATACCGGAAGGACGCATTAAACGTTTATCGGTTGCTGTTTTGGTCAATTATAAGTTTGTCAATACAGAGCAAATTGAAAAAACGGATGACAAGCAAGATGACAGCGCAAAAGAAGCGACAGAGCAGTGGGTAAAGCTAGATAAAGATGAACTTGCCAATATAGAAGCATTAGCTCGTCAAGCTATGGGCTTTTCTGATCTACGAGGCGATAGTCTGACCGTGGCCAATCTAAAATTTACCGATCAGGTTGATGATGATAATCAAACCTTTGCTTTTTTAAATTCGTATGAATTTTATGATTTGCTCAAAATGGGCATTAAATATCTGATTTATATTTTAATTGCATGGTTTGCGTGGAAGAAAATGTTACGTTCATTATGGATAAAATTACAGCGACAGTTATTGCATTCGACTAATCAATCTTCTGATGCTTCATCAAGTGGAGAAGAGAAATTAGATTACAAAGCACACAGTAAACAACAACAGAAAATCTTTGAAGATAACATGCAGCAGCAACAATATATTCGTAAGATTGTCGAGAAAGATCCTCGTGTAATGGCGTTAATTATACGTGGTTGGTTAAATAATGAGGGCTCCGAATAA
- the fliE gene encoding flagellar hook-basal body complex protein FliE, translating to MNTINTFNPPQLIALSPATNTFSKQPLSDNQSFAAHLNLALNKISDAQILANNQAKAFEMGEPNISLNEVMVNLQKSSVSLQFGIQVRNKLVSAYQEIMNMNV from the coding sequence ATGAATACAATCAATACATTTAATCCTCCTCAGCTAATAGCATTATCACCAGCAACCAATACCTTCTCGAAACAACCTTTGTCAGATAATCAAAGTTTTGCTGCGCATTTAAATTTAGCTTTAAACAAAATTAGTGATGCACAAATTTTGGCAAATAATCAAGCCAAAGCTTTCGAAATGGGAGAGCCCAATATTTCATTGAATGAAGTTATGGTCAATCTCCAAAAATCCTCAGTATCGTTACAATTTGGTATTCAAGTTCGTAATAAACTGGTTTCGGCATATCAAGAGATAATGAATATGAATGTTTAA